GAGGAAGCAAAACCCCGGGGCTAGGAGGGACCCTGGCAGGAGGCTGATGTGAGCATGCAGCCGAAGCACGGGGCGACCTGGCCCCAGCTAGGGACAGGGCTTTGGCAGAGGCTTAACCTGGGGCTGGAGCCATCTGTGCTTGGAAAATGGGGTGGTTCATGTCATAAGGGTCACAGGAACCTCCAGGTGTGTGAGCATCTTGGGGCCAGAGCTGCACTTTCCTCTTCTGGAGGGACACGTACACCACTGGGGCTCAGCCCAAGCCAATGCCCAGGGCCACAGGAACCTGCTCACCTGAGCCAGTGTGTCTGTAGTTGCCAAGAGGTGGAAACTCTAACTCCCGGTATGAGTGAAGGCTGCCGAGCTTGAGGAATACCCTGCCCACATGGCCGTGTCCCATATGGAGCAGGAAGGATGCCAGCTCCAGTCACCCCCAGGAAGCTCAACCCCAGCCTCGAGAGGTCCTAAGCTTCCTTGCCAAGCCCGTCTTTCTGGGCCATGATCTCTGCTTGGCACGGGTACAGAGCATTGATGTTGAGCAGGTGGAGGCCCCTAAGCAGGCAGGGTTCAATGCTCAGCCTACACAGATGGTCCTGACAGCAGATGGGCTAAGGCAGATGCAGGAATGCCTGCCGCTGGGTGCTGGGTTCACTAGGGCACGTCCTCCAAGCCCAGCATGTTCATGGCCTTCTTGGGAAGCTGTAGAGGAACACGAACTATCCGAGCCTTTCCATGATCTGCTCTCTGCACTGCTGTCTGAATGCATCCCAATGACCTGACGGTGCCGGAGACCCCGGTGCCCGCAGCGTTACCTGTGATCTCGTGCTGCCTCAGCTCATTGTATCTGTAGGACTGCTCCAGGGGCTTGATGGAGGAGTGGTAGATCTTCCTCAGCCGCTGCAGTACTCCTGTGGGAGCAAAAGCATGCAGATGGGTGACAGGCAAACCCCAGCCACCCTGGTTGCATCCCTTCTAGGTAAGCTGCTGGGCATTCCCTGCAGACCTTGAGGGTGACAGCTGATCAAGAGACGCAGCTCATGCTTGAAATCTTGGCCAAACTGATCCAAGTCACGCATCTTGATGCCCCTGCCCTGCTAATATTTCCTACTGGGCACTGTCCCCATCTCCTGCTGGTCTCGTGCTTGCCGGCAACTGATGCAAGGAACCTCTCTCGTTAATGCTGCTTAGCACTCAACACCCGTGACCCCAAAGTCCTCCACCACGGAGCCCAGGgacccctgctgcagccagagctgcccCCCTACTGCTGGCATTTCCCAGCCACTTTTATTGCTTCCTTTCTAGTCCTGACTGCCAATTGGACCAGCAGAAGCAAGCCTTATAAGAATAGTACCCAATTCATAATtggaataaaaatcaaaaccccTTATTATAAGTTGCCCCAagcttctctgagcagcaggcagcagtgcGGCTGGCCCAGGCCAATTCATGATTAGCCAGCCTCTCTAGCCTCCTCATTCTTGTTCGCTCTTGGAGCTGTCTTTAAAATACCTAAAGTATGCTAGTCCAGTGTAAGGGCTGGTATTGAAGACGTGGTGCTACTGCACCCACAAGACATAAGGCTATTGACAAAGCAGCCTAGGGAAGGAGAGCCCTGTCCATGCTCCTCACGTAGCAGAGCAGGTTTGCCAGACTCAGCTCTCAGACAGTGGCAGGGAGCTTATCCTGGAAACATCGCTGGGATTAAAGGAGCAGGGTTTGCACGCATCGGTGCCACCCAGGCTCCCTCACCTGAGAAGTCATCGGCAGGTTTGTCTTCATTCAGCTTGAGGGTGCTCTCCAAGTGGGACCGGTCGCGCTTGGTGGGCTCGCTGGCATCCTCAACctcttctggaggaaaaaacaaggaGACCTGTTACTGATGGAGCTGGCGGCGGGGGACCCGCACAGGAGCTCacacaagctgctgctggggagagggcTTTGGGGAGCGCGCACACCCTGAGCCCGCGGCCCCATTGTGCACCCAGCACCCGCCAGCTTTGGCACGCCGCtcagtttctgttttgcaaatgcTCCTGGAAGCTTGGCCGAGGTTGCTGGGGCCATGGCTGCCGGGGGAAGCATCGCAGGCAACTGCTTGGCTccaaggaggggctggtgggggagGCCCCTGGTGTCTCCCGAGGGGGAGGCGAGGGCCGGTGCTCGCGGGGAATGCGAAGGATGTGCCTGGAAGGGGCTCTCGGGCGCTGGGGAGTGCAGGGCGGGGGCACGCGGCAGCTGCTGCCCACggggctcctgcctgccccgccactccccccagcagctgcaacTCCCCTCAGCTTTGggtgctctctgctctgcctctctccctgTCCACCCCCCAGAAATCACACGTCGAGCTGCAGACATGAGGGTTTGTGAGGCCTGGattccctcctgcctctccaCCTCTGCCTCTCGCCAGGCTGGAGGCTGCCTCTCCGGAGCCTCCCTGGCTCGGTGCCGAGTGGCAGGAGGTGGCCCTGGGcaccttccccagcctccccgcGGAGGGGGACAGAGCTGTCCCTGCTCCGGGCGTGCTAGCAAAGGGGTTGGCACACAGAGGGCCCCATGGCTTGGGGCTTTGAAGCGGGGCCTCAAGGACACGTGCCCTACTGCCTGGGCTGGGGAATGGGTGCCCGGGCAAACAGGGGCGCTGAcgggccctggggctgccccgagGGACTGCGCTGAGCCTCTCCCTGAGTGTGGGGCTGAGGAAGACCTTTTGACTTGCCAAGACACAGATTCCAAACTGGGTTTTCCTCTCGGCACAAATGTGAGCTTTTTGAGCCGGGATGTTAtagaaggaagcaaaaaagaATCAGCTGTGTCCAAAGGTTGCTGCCTAGCCCATGGGCCAAAGTCCGTAAGCGTTTCTAGTAAAAcatggaagggggggggggggtcactttTCCTGAGCTAGCTCACATTTCAGTGACCAAACACACCCTGTCCGTGGCCAGAGCAGGCACTTCAGCAATTCAGCAGGCTGAATTGGCTCTTTACACGTTCCTTACATGGCAAGGGCTGCGGGCCAGTGGCTGATGGACACGAGACCTGCCGGCCTGGGCAGCATCCTGCCTGCGTGCCAAGAGAGCCGGGAGTTTGGTCTGGTGGACTCTGAGGACTGGTAAATGTCCTTTAGCAGGTCTGTGGCTGCTGAaaggggctgaggggaagggTAGAAGTTCATGTGTCCGCAGATGGGAGAAGTCATGGGCTTAAAGTGCAGCGAGGGAAATGTTGGCCCGCCTTGGTATCGCTGCAACAAGCACCTGCGTTGCTGGCATCCGCGGGCTCCCACCTGTGCCACCGCTGCCCGTGGCGTGGCTGGCCCGGCCGTGCAGCAGTTAGGGGCGGGTGCAGGAAGCACAAGCGTTAGGAGAGGGCCATGCATTAGGCGCAGTTTAATGAGCCAAGCGCAGCTCCGCCAGGGTTGATAGTAGGTCACTCTCGCCGCCCTCTGCTCACTACGCTACGGCACACCAACAGCAAAAGACTCCAACCTATCTGTCTGTGCTGGTGCTCAGCGGCAGCAGGGTGGGCACTGGGGCTGGGTGGGCTCTCCGTTTCTGCCAGCGATGGGTTGTCTGCAGGGGGGGCTTCCACTGCTGCCGGTGGGTCTTCTGCTGTTGGAGGGTCTTCTGCTGTTGGAGGGTCTTCCACTGCTGGAGGGTCTTCTGCTGTTGGAGGGTCTTCTGCTGTTAGAGGGTCTTCTGCTGTTGGAGGGtcttctgctgctggtgggTTTTTCACTACTGCTGGTGGAGTTTCAACAGCTGCTGGTGggtcttctgctgctgctggttctTCCACTGCTGTAGGTGGGTTTTCTGCCgttgctgggctgctgctgccagagccagGCTCCACGTCCCCACATGGTGGGTGATGGCAGCTGGTAGGGCCATCCTTGGCTTCTCCcttgctggcagctgctgctttgctgtggcCACTTTCCCCTAAAGTGCTGGTCTCTTCCTTGTCACTTCCTTCAGCTCCGTCCTCTGGCCCTGCTGGGCCAGCAGCGTCCTCCTCAGACTCTCCATCCTCCTCAgactttccctcctcctccgacTCTCCTTTGCTTCCATCTTCTTCAGACTCTCCACCTTCATCTCCCTCTTCCTCAGATTCCCCCTGCTCGTCATCttcctctgagctctgctcttccccttcttctccagTTTCAGGAGCAGACACCACTCTTGGCTCCtccattttctctccttcaggCTTACCCTGCTCCTCAGTGGCTACTTCTTTGGAGCCagcatcagtctcctcatcctcctGGTCATGGAAGCCATCTTGTGGGCCAGGCTGGTGGGCGGCCTCTCCCCCTGCCTCAGGGGTGCCCAACATGGCATCATCCTCCCCAGGGCCCTGTGCCCTGTGGGGCCCCTCCTGGCTGAGCCCCATGGCCCCGCTCAGGCCTCCCTTcagctcttcctccccctcGCCGCCTCCCTCTTCTGCAGCACTGGGCACGGAAGCATTGGCGGTGCCgccatcttcctcctcctcagggcTGCCGTCGGCGGCCATCTCCTCCAGCCGGGGCTCCACAGCCAACGAGGGGCGTTGTGCGGCATGGCCAACATCTTCGgcgcccggcggggctggggcacgcAGCTCTAAATGATGAGAATAGCTCGGTCAGTCTTACCCGCGCCCGCCCGCGGCTGCGGGGCGCGCGGCCccgggggacagcgggggcaaGAGAGGGGGTTCGAGGCTGTCACCAAGACTTTAAATTCTCCTAACGCATCTCCGATTCCAGCTCGTTTCCTGGCCGTAGCAAGAAGCTGGACGCAAAGAGGTGCTTGCGGGCAGAAGCGCTGATGCTGCGCAGGGCTGGGACGTGGCCCCGGGGCCGTGCAGGCTGTGGGGCACCGCAGAAGCGCTGTGGGGCTAGGGCGAGGCGGTGAAGCAGCCCTGAGAGAGAACCCAGTGGTGGTGGGGATATGAAAGTGGGGCACTGGGTGCGAGAGGCCTTGGGCACTTGGCAGGTGAAAGGgtccttccccagccccgcagggcGGCGAGGGCGGCCGGCGGCTCCCTGGAGTGGGGCCGTGCCTTTCCGCAGCCGGCAGCGTGCAGGAAGGGCTGGGCCGGGCGGCACCACAGGGCCTGACCCTGCAGCGGGGCGCGGAGCTATTTATTGTGAGCGTCCCTTCATTAGGAAAACATTTGCCACTCCGTGCAACTGGCTGGAACACAATGAATTTGTTCTGCAGTCCGGGAGAAGTCATCTGTATTTTCCATAGGCCTCCAAGTGCAATTTAACATTAGTCAACTgatgccaaaaataaaatatcaccaGCTATACTGTCTCCGTTACAAACAGTTGCTGCTAGTCTAAATAATCCCCTGAAAACTCTAATGCCTGCATACCAGGGAAGCgtttcagaggaaaataatgcCTTTGTACTCCAGCTGGCAAGCAGATGCCAACTGGGAGAAACGCCACCTCCGCCCAGGCCACAGGAAGGCAGCGGGCATGGCGAGCAGTGCGGGCACAGCACGCAGCATGGAGCTGGTCTCCTCCTCCGGCCTCGTGCACCATGGCCCTGCAGTGGCACACCGCAGTGCTGTgccggggacacggggacctgGCTCGCTGCGGTGTTTGCTGCAGCACCGCTTCAGCAGCATGATGGTGTGTGTCTTAAAACACCCTTGAAATTTTGGGTACCACACATCCCCGGTGTGAGCACGGCAGGAGCACAGCCAAGGACAGCGTGGGGCAACCCCAGGCCTCTTTGCCCACTGCA
This is a stretch of genomic DNA from Anser cygnoides isolate HZ-2024a breed goose chromosome 15, Taihu_goose_T2T_genome, whole genome shotgun sequence. It encodes these proteins:
- the SRL gene encoding sarcalumenin isoform X2 — translated: MKRLNLLCCCVASLLLLGTAELRAPAPPGAEDVGHAAQRPSLAVEPRLEEMAADGSPEEEEDGGTANASVPSAAEEGGGEGEEELKGGLSGAMGLSQEGPHRAQGPGEDDAMLGTPEAGGEAAHQPGPQDGFHDQEDEETDAGSKEVATEEQGKPEGEKMEEPRVVSAPETGEEGEEQSSEEDDEQGESEEEGDEGGESEEDGSKGESEEEGKSEEDGESEEDAAGPAGPEDGAEGSDKEETSTLGESGHSKAAAASKGEAKDGPTSCHHPPCGDVEPGSGSSSPATAENPPTAVEEPAAAEDPPAAVETPPAVVKNPPAAEDPPTAEDPLTAEDPPTAEDPPAVEDPPTAEDPPTAEDPPAAVEAPPADNPSLAETESPPSPSAHPAAAEHQHRQIEEVEDASEPTKRDRSHLESTLKLNEDKPADDFSGVLQRLRKIYHSSIKPLEQSYRYNELRQHEITDGEITSKPMVLFLGPWSVGKSSMINYLLGLDDTPYQLYTGAEPTTSEFTVIMHGPKLKTIEGIVMAADSARSFSPLEKFGQNFLEKLIGIEVPHKLLERVTFVDTPGIIENRKQQERGYPFNDVCQWFIDRADLIFVVFDPTKLDVGLELEMLFRQLKGRESQIRIILNKADSLATQELMRVYGALFWSLAPLINVTEPPRVYVSSFWPHEYQPDTHKDLFLKEEISLLEDLNQVIENRMENKIAFIRQHAIRVRIHALLVDRYLQTYKDKMTFFSDGELVFRDIVEDPDKFFIFKSILAKTNVSKFDLPNREAYKDFFGINPITSFKLLSQQCSYMGGCFLEKIEKAITRELPDLLGSIGLGKKPNVLSCDITGCGENPKNRYKKP
- the SRL gene encoding sarcalumenin isoform X1 produces the protein MKRLNLLCCCVASLLLLGTAELRAPAPPGAEDVGHAAQRPSLAVEPRLEEMAADGSPEEEEDGGTANASVPSAAEEGGGEGEEELKGGLSGAMGLSQEGPHRAQGPGEDDAMLGTPEAGGEAAHQPGPQDGFHDQEDEETDAGSKEVATEEQGKPEGEKMEEPRVVSAPETGEEGEEQSSEEDDEQGESEEEGDEGGESEEDGSKGESEEEGKSEEDGESEEDAAGPAGPEDGAEGSDKEETSTLGESGHSKAAAASKGEAKDGPTSCHHPPCGDVEPGSGSSSPATAENPPTAVEEPAAAEDPPAAVETPPAVVKNPPAAEDPPTAEDPLTAEDPPTAEDPPAVEDPPTAEDPPTAEDPPAAVEAPPADNPSLAETESPPSPSAHPAAAEHQHRQIEEVEDASEPTKRDRSHLESTLKLNEDKPADDFSGVLQRLRKIYHSSIKPLEQSYRYNELRQHEITAYPGRTLGSSATDGEITSKPMVLFLGPWSVGKSSMINYLLGLDDTPYQLYTGAEPTTSEFTVIMHGPKLKTIEGIVMAADSARSFSPLEKFGQNFLEKLIGIEVPHKLLERVTFVDTPGIIENRKQQERGYPFNDVCQWFIDRADLIFVVFDPTKLDVGLELEMLFRQLKGRESQIRIILNKADSLATQELMRVYGALFWSLAPLINVTEPPRVYVSSFWPHEYQPDTHKDLFLKEEISLLEDLNQVIENRMENKIAFIRQHAIRVRIHALLVDRYLQTYKDKMTFFSDGELVFRDIVEDPDKFFIFKSILAKTNVSKFDLPNREAYKDFFGINPITSFKLLSQQCSYMGGCFLEKIEKAITRELPDLLGSIGLGKKPNVLSCDITGCGENPKNRYKKP